One window of the Salvia splendens isolate huo1 chromosome 1, SspV2, whole genome shotgun sequence genome contains the following:
- the LOC121798732 gene encoding uncharacterized protein LOC121798732, translating into MLELLAQGWKSDNDFRNGYFEEIEDSLRKEFPNTDLKGTPHITSRISAWKKNYTSLTKILGRSGVGFNSDGQYMIECDDDQWDAIVQADKDAKFMRGKSWPLWDTWKAIFGKDRASSAGAEQVNDAVNRMRRNGPSLSEVNENEFPDIEERDSENVVRLSQASGFEAYSSGNNGKQASINKSGGSQKRKHDGADAAIMEFLSNLHAETNARLEVISSRIAYEFDLGKSKQDVFDKLETVEGLTLDERYELCNILSDKLQRLEVFMGMRAGARLGYLLKLIEENQKVM; encoded by the exons ATGCTTGAGCTACTTGCTCAAGGATGGAAATCCGACAATGACTTTCGTAATGGGTATTTCGAGGAGATTGAGGACAGTCTACGAAAGGAGTTTCCAAATACCGACCTCAAAGGCACGCCCCATATCACCTCCAGGATTTCCGCGTGGAAGAAGAACTACACGAGCCTGACAAAAATACTAGGCCGGAGTGGCGTGGGATTCAATTCGGATGGGCAATATATGATTGAATGCGACGACGATCAGTGGGATGCAATCGTCCAG GCTGATAAGGATGCGAAGTTCATGCGGGGCAAGTCATGGCCGTTATGGGATACATGGAAGGCCATTTTCGGAAAGGACCGTGCTAGCAGTGCAGGTGCAGAACAGGTTAATGATGCGGTGAATCGTATGCGACGCAATGGCCCAAGCTTAAGCGAGGTCAATGAGAACGAGTTCCCAGACATCGAGGAGCGTGATTCCGAGAACGTGGTTCGTCTGTCACAGGCGTCGGGATTTGAAGCCTACAGCTCAGGGAACAATGGCAAACAAGCTTCCATCAACAAGTCCGGCGGTAGTCAGAAGCGCAAACACGATGGAGCCGATGCAGCAATCATGGAATTCCTCTCAAATCTGCATGCTGAGACAAACGCCCGCCTGGAGGTGATTTCATCTAGAATCGCCTATGAATTCGATCTTGGAAAGTCTAAGCAAGATGTATTCGACAAGCTGGAAACTGTTGAAGGCCTCACACTCGATGAACGGTACGAACTGTGCAACATCTTAAGCGACAAGCTGCAGCGGCTTGAGGTATTCATGGGAATGAGAGCTGGCGCTCGTCTTGGATACCTGTTGAAGCTTATCGAGGAGAATCAGAAAGTAATGTGA
- the LOC121744019 gene encoding uncharacterized protein LOC121744019 isoform X2, protein MMLEDLMLLYRVESTILVQRYIRARTNRARRRIIGHARQYSLISKVPQQLIHLERLINVTDVDCIANLRMDRNTFGKLCRILTEQGGLRPGKCLGIEEQVAIFLGVLAHHNKNRVVRSSFFRSGSTVSHYINKVLWAVLSLHRVLLSKPTPVPDDCIDHRWKWFKGCLGALDGTHINVLVSTSDKPRYRTRKGTIATNTLAVCDRNMQLVYFLPGWEGSADDSRVLRDAVARPNGLKVPQAVTIYVTTATPIATGF, encoded by the exons ATGATGCTTGAAGACCTCATGCTATTATACCGGGTAGAGAGCACAATTCTCGTACAGCGTTACATCAGAGCCCGCACAAACCGTGCTAGGCGTAGGATCATTGGACATGCGAGGCAGTACAGCTTGATAAGTAAGGTTCCTCAGCAATTGATACACTTGGAACGCCTGATTAATGTCACTGATGTTGACTGCATAGCAAACTTAAGAATGGATCGTAACACATTTGGGAAGTTGTGTCGCATCCTCACTGAGCAGGGAGGATTGCGTCCAGGGAAATGCTTAGGCATTGAAGAACAGGTGGCGATTTTTTTGGGCGTCTTAGCGCATCACAATAAAAATCGTGTTGTTCGTTCCAGTTTTTTTAGGTCCGGTTCGACAGTGTCCCACTACATTAACAAGGTTTTGTGGGCTGTTTTGAGTCTCCACAGAGTGTTATTGTCGAAGCCTACACCAGTGCCGGATGATTGCATTGATCACAGATGGAAATGGTTCAAG GGCTGTCTCGGTGCACTCGACGGTACACACATCAACGTACTGGTTAGCACCAGTGACAAACCTCGTTATCGGACGCGCAAGGGGACTATTGCAACGAACACCTTGGCTGTTTGCGATCGCAATATGCAGCTTGTTTATTTCCTACCTGGTTGGGAAGGGTCCGCCGACGACTCTCGCGTACTCAGGGATGCTGTGGCTCGCCCCAACGGTCTAAAAGTTCCCCAG GCTGTTACTATTTATGTGACAACGGCTACGCCAATAGCAACGGGTTTTTGA
- the LOC121744019 gene encoding uncharacterized protein LOC121744019 isoform X1, producing the protein MMLEDLMLLYRVESTILVQRYIRARTNRARRRIIGHARQYSLISKVPQQLIHLERLINVTDVDCIANLRMDRNTFGKLCRILTEQGGLRPGKCLGIEEQVAIFLGVLAHHNKNRVVRSSFFRSGSTVSHYINKVLWAVLSLHRVLLSKPTPVPDDCIDHRWKWFKGCLGALDGTHINVLVSTSDKPRYRTRKGTIATNTLAVCDRNMQLVYFLPGWEGSADDSRVLRDAVARPNGLKVPQVMQPAVPPFFVDIGCYFCRVSSYWV; encoded by the exons ATGATGCTTGAAGACCTCATGCTATTATACCGGGTAGAGAGCACAATTCTCGTACAGCGTTACATCAGAGCCCGCACAAACCGTGCTAGGCGTAGGATCATTGGACATGCGAGGCAGTACAGCTTGATAAGTAAGGTTCCTCAGCAATTGATACACTTGGAACGCCTGATTAATGTCACTGATGTTGACTGCATAGCAAACTTAAGAATGGATCGTAACACATTTGGGAAGTTGTGTCGCATCCTCACTGAGCAGGGAGGATTGCGTCCAGGGAAATGCTTAGGCATTGAAGAACAGGTGGCGATTTTTTTGGGCGTCTTAGCGCATCACAATAAAAATCGTGTTGTTCGTTCCAGTTTTTTTAGGTCCGGTTCGACAGTGTCCCACTACATTAACAAGGTTTTGTGGGCTGTTTTGAGTCTCCACAGAGTGTTATTGTCGAAGCCTACACCAGTGCCGGATGATTGCATTGATCACAGATGGAAATGGTTCAAG GGCTGTCTCGGTGCACTCGACGGTACACACATCAACGTACTGGTTAGCACCAGTGACAAACCTCGTTATCGGACGCGCAAGGGGACTATTGCAACGAACACCTTGGCTGTTTGCGATCGCAATATGCAGCTTGTTTATTTCCTACCTGGTTGGGAAGGGTCCGCCGACGACTCTCGCGTACTCAGGGATGCTGTGGCTCGCCCCAACGGTCTAAAAGTTCCCCAGGTTATGCAGCCTGCTGTCCCCCCTTTTTTTGTGGACATTGGATGTTATTTTTGTCGGGTTTCCAGTTATTGGGTTTAA